ATTGAAGTGAGATTTGAAAATGAAACAATATGGCTTTCACAAAAATTGATGGCTGTTTTGTTCGATTGTAGCACTGATAATATTTCACTTCACTTAAAAAACATTTTTAAATCTGGAGAACTTAATGAAAATTCAGTTACCGAGGAATTCTCGGCTACTGCATCCGATGGCAAAAAATATAAGACTAAACATTATAATTTAGATGCCGTTATTTCGGTTGGCTATCGAGTTAATTCTCACAGAGCGACCCAATTTAGGCAATGGGCAACTTCAATATTACGGAATTTCGCAGTTAGAGGTTATGTTTTGGACAAAGAGCGGTTAAAAAATGGAGCCTTTTTAAATGAAGAGTATTTTGAGCACTTACTTGCAGAAATTAGAGAAATCAGAGCAAGTGAAAGGCGCTTCTATCAAAAGATAACTGACATTTACTCAACATCAGTAGATTATAATACAGATTCGGAAACTACAAGGACTTTTTTTGCTACCGTACAAAATAAACTGCATTTTGCTATTCACGGAAATACAGCAGCTGAAGTGGTTGTAAAACGTGCAAATAGCGAAAAGGATAATATGGGTTTGACCACTTGGAAGAATGCTCCAAAAGGAAGAATCCTAAAAACAGATGTATCTATTGCCAAAAACTACCTTACAGAAAAGGAAATAAAACAACTTGACCGTTTTGTAACCATGTATTTGGATTATGCTGAAACACAAGCTGAACAGAATATACCAATGACAATGAATGATTGGGCAAAAAGATTAAATGCCTTTTTACAATTCAATCAAAAAGAGATTTTACAAAATGCAGGAAAAGTAACACAAGCAATTGCCAAATCATTTGCAGAAAGTGAATTTGAAAAATATCGAATAATTCAAGACAAGCTTTTTGAGAGTGACTTTGATAAAGAAGTAAAAAGAATACAGCAGAACGAAAGAAAAAATGATTAATAAAAGAAGGTTTAAATTAAGAAGGTTTATTATCTCCAAAGAAGCAGTTAGTAATAACCAGCTGCTGCTTTGAAGGTTCTAAGTCCTGCTTGTCATTCCTTCACAAACCTAGCTTGAAAAACCTCCCTTTCTTTGTTAATTTGAATCAAATAAATCCCACTAACCAAATCGGAAACCGAAATAGAATTTCCTTTATACACACCGCTTAACACTTCTGCACCAAGGGAATTGAGGATTTCATATTCTGAGTTGGGTTGGATTTCTTTGAAGAAAATCTCTGTTTGTGTAGGATTTGGATAAACTACTTGTAAACCTAGGTTTATTTTAGCAACTTAGCTATAATGTATAGATATGAGAATGTAGTATAGCAAAGTGAGTTATTTTATTCAATCACTTTGATGATGTTCACAGGGCATGCTTTAGCAGCATTTTGTATGGATTCTAATTCGGATTCATGCACTTTGGCGGTATGAAACCCTTTTCTATCATAAGAATTTAATAAAATTGCTCTACCATCTTTTTTTGACATGGTAAATCGTTGTGGAGCAAGCTCTCTACAATAATTACAGCCTATGCATTTATTGCGTATAAGAGTAACCGTAATCATGCTTCCGGGTTGTTAATCAGTTTGTAGAGTTTATCACTCTTGCGGATAACGGTATCTAATTTAATTCCGCAAAGTTCTCCTTTTACTGCTTCTTCTACTGCTCCTTTAGCGGTATGGAGTTCTTCTACTACTTTTTCAATAACTCCAATCTTAGGACCGGTAATCAGAATAGTATCCCCTTTTCTTAACGAGTGTGTTTCGATTAAAAATTCTGCAACGCCAATTTTACTAAAGTAATTATATCCCTTCCCGAGATAAAGTTTGCGTTGCTTGGCTTTGGAGCCGGAGGTATCTGTCCATTCTCCTAATTTTTGTCCCAAATAATATCCTGACCAAAAACCACGATTATAAACATTTTCCATATTCTCTTTCCATTCCAAAGCTTTTTCCCTTGTATAGGTTCCTTCTAAGTATGCATCTACAGCAGCTCGGTATGATTCGGTAACAGTTTTGACATATTCGGGACCTTTTCCTCTTCCTTCAATTTTTAAGACGGTTACTCCGGAATCCAAGACATCGTCCAAGAAATCAATAGTACACAAGTCTTTTGCAGACATAATATATTCATTTTCGATAGCAAATTCGTGTCCTTCTTCTCGGTCAGTAACTTTGTATTCTCTTCTACAATTCTGAACACAAGCACCTCTGTTTGCAGAGGAATTATGAGTGTGCAAACTCAAATAACATTTTCCTGAAACTGCCATACACAGAGCTCCATGAACAAAAATTTCTATTTCAATTAATCTTCCGGAAGGTCCTTTAATTTGCTCTGCTTCAATGGTGTCCACAATTTTTCTAACTTGCACCAAGCTCAATTCTCTGGCTAAGACAATAGTGTCTGCAAAAAGCGAATAAAATTTTACCGATTCAATATTGGTTACATTGACTTGAGTGGAAATATGTACTTCCATTCCAACCGAGCGAGCATAAGCAATCACCGCTTGGTCTGCTGCAATAATGGCGGTTACCCCTGCTTCTTTTGCTGCATTTGTAACTGTTTTTATGATGCTCAAATCGTGGTCATATA
This Bacteroidota bacterium DNA region includes the following protein-coding sequences:
- a CDS encoding virulence RhuM family protein, which translates into the protein MSKKLQIRNSTAEFLIFTSQAGKDGIEVRFENETIWLSQKLMAVLFDCSTDNISLHLKNIFKSGELNENSVTEEFSATASDGKKYKTKHYNLDAVISVGYRVNSHRATQFRQWATSILRNFAVRGYVLDKERLKNGAFLNEEYFEHLLAEIREIRASERRFYQKITDIYSTSVDYNTDSETTRTFFATVQNKLHFAIHGNTAAEVVVKRANSEKDNMGLTTWKNAPKGRILKTDVSIAKNYLTEKEIKQLDRFVTMYLDYAETQAEQNIPMTMNDWAKRLNAFLQFNQKEILQNAGKVTQAIAKSFAESEFEKYRIIQDKLFESDFDKEVKRIQQNERKND
- a CDS encoding ferredoxin, translating into MITVTLIRNKCIGCNYCRELAPQRFTMSKKDGRAILLNSYDRKGFHTAKVHESELESIQNAAKACPVNIIKVIE
- a CDS encoding U32 family peptidase, whose product is MKRHIEIMAPAGGFDSLMAAIQGGANSVYFGVDQLNMRARATMNFTLEDIPEIVKTCNKHNVRTYLTLNTIVYDHDLSIIKTVTNAAKEAGVTAIIAADQAVIAYARSVGMEVHISTQVNVTNIESVKFYSLFADTIVLARELSLVQVRKIVDTIEAEQIKGPSGRLIEIEIFVHGALCMAVSGKCYLSLHTHNSSANRGACVQNCRREYKVTDREEGHEFAIENEYIMSAKDLCTIDFLDDVLDSGVTVLKIEGRGKGPEYVKTVTESYRAAVDAYLEGTYTREKALEWKENMENVYNRGFWSGYYLGQKLGEWTDTSGSKAKQRKLYLGKGYNYFSKIGVAEFLIETHSLRKGDTILITGPKIGVIEKVVEELHTAKGAVEEAVKGELCGIKLDTVIRKSDKLYKLINNPEA